A genomic stretch from Mya arenaria isolate MELC-2E11 chromosome 10, ASM2691426v1 includes:
- the LOC128204137 gene encoding uncharacterized protein LOC128204137, translated as MIGITTALFAMAASTLVIAAHDEPVQCILGVYQIIGKADCTGYILCVFGKPMEMPPCPPGSVFSSSAKVCVPKGSTFDDCMKTTEGSGGPMTISPDRGHLSPEERCNIDGDGVFPHPTECHAFYNCSVHNTPGMYQPFEQHEDECPYPQLFNTNTKQCDHFENVKCGTRTEFKDACNYKRNKCSMSHCIPCIYQFPNCEGKRDGINVDPVRLWTPSYAICYKERSVKTDQCQVDEKGHPHFFHPDMNECVPLDMIPQEHGGIMPDCSTREDGFYLDAFGQCDRYARCLEGKYVGAVKCAIGEVFDDMKGACAPKDKACGYCSRHC; from the exons ATGATTGGAATAACAACAGCGCTGTTTGCCATGGCCGCCTCAACATTGGTCATTGCTGCCCATGACGAACCCGTGCAATGCATTCTGGGTGTATATCAGATCATCGGAAAGGCCGACTGTACGGGCTACATCCTATGTGTGTTTGGGAAACCCATGGAAATGCCACCTTGTCCTCCTGGCTCGGTGTTTAGCTCCAGCGCCAAAGTGTGTGTTCCTAAAGGTTCAACGTTTGATGACTGTATGAAAACAACAGAGGGAAGCGGAGGCCCCATGACAATATCGCCCGATCGAG GGCATCTAAGCCCAGAAGAGCGATGTAACATTGACGGTGATGGCGTGTTTCCCCATCCCACGGAATGCCACGCCTTCTACAATTGTAGTGTCCATAACACACCAGGCATGTATCAACCTTTTGAACAACACGAAGATGAATGTCCCTACCCCCAGCTGTTCAACACAAATACCAAACAATGCGACCATTTTGAGAATGTTAAATGCGGAACCAGGACGGAATTCAAGGATGCCT GTAATTACAAACGCAACAAGTGCTCCATGTCCCATTGTATCCCGTGCATCTACCAATTTCCGAATTGTGAAGGTAAACGTGACGGGATAAATGTCGACCCAGTCAGACTATGGACCCCTTCCTACGCCATATGCTACAAGGAACGCTCAGTCAAGACGGACCAATGCCAAGTTGACGAAAAAGGTCATCCACATTTTTTCCATCCGGACATGAACGAATGCGTTCCTTTGGATATGATTCCACAAGAACACGGAGGAATAATGCCCGATTGCAGTACGAGAGAAGACGGGTTTTATCTGGATGCTTTTGGGCAATGTGATCGTTACGCTCGTTGCCTTGAAGGAAAATACGTTGGCGCGGTCAAATGTGCTATCGGAGAAGTGTTCGATGATATGAAAGGCGCATGCGCTCCGAAGGATAAAGCATGTGGATACTGTAGCAGACATTg ctAA